A genomic stretch from Azotosporobacter soli includes:
- a CDS encoding L7Ae/L30e/S12e/Gadd45 family ribosomal protein, with translation MTLEELKNVKRAVGIKQVTKSLEKDRASLVFLAADADERVVMPLREMCRMKGIVVEAAASMKELGKACQIEVGAAAVAVLRQE, from the coding sequence ATGACGCTCGAAGAATTAAAGAACGTCAAACGCGCTGTTGGCATTAAGCAGGTAACGAAGTCGTTAGAAAAAGATCGGGCTAGCCTGGTGTTTCTCGCGGCGGATGCGGATGAGCGTGTGGTGATGCCTTTGCGGGAAATGTGCCGGATGAAAGGGATCGTCGTGGAAGCGGCGGCCAGTATGAAGGAATTAGGCAAGGCTTGCCAGATAGAAGTAGGCGCGGCTGCGGTGGCGGTGCTTCGGCAAGAGTAA
- the rpsL gene encoding 30S ribosomal protein S12 has protein sequence MPTISQLVRKSREVMVKKSTAPALKECPQKRGVCTRVYTTTPKKPNSALRKVARVRLTNGIEVTAYIPGIGHNLQEHSVVLIRGGRVKDLPGVRYHIVRGALDTAGVQGRNQSRSKYGAKRPKK, from the coding sequence ATGCCGACAATTAGTCAGTTGGTACGCAAAAGTAGAGAAGTGATGGTTAAGAAATCGACTGCTCCGGCTCTGAAAGAATGCCCGCAAAAACGTGGGGTTTGCACCAGGGTTTACACCACGACCCCTAAGAAGCCGAACTCCGCGCTTCGTAAGGTTGCTCGTGTGCGGTTGACGAACGGTATCGAGGTCACTGCTTACATTCCTGGTATTGGTCACAATTTGCAGGAGCATTCCGTGGTTCTGATCCGCGGTGGTCGTGTAAAAGACTTACCGGGTGTTCGTTACCACATTGTTCGCGGCGCGTTGGATACCGCAGGTGTTCAAGGCCGGAACCAAAGTCGCTCCAAGTATGGTGCGAAGAGACCTAAGAAATAG
- the rpsG gene encoding 30S ribosomal protein S7, with the protein MPRKGAVPKRDVLPDPVYNSKILTRFINKVMLSGKKGVAESIVYDAFEIVRAKTGKDPLEVFETALKNVMPVLEVRARRVGGANYQVPVEVRADRRLSLGIRWLVNYTRLRGEKTMRERLAAELMDAANNTGAAIKKKEDTHKMAEANKAFAHYRW; encoded by the coding sequence ATGCCTAGAAAAGGTGCTGTCCCCAAACGTGATGTATTGCCGGATCCGGTGTACAACTCCAAAATACTCACCCGTTTCATCAATAAGGTAATGCTGAGCGGCAAGAAGGGTGTTGCCGAAAGCATTGTATATGACGCTTTTGAAATCGTCCGGGCTAAGACCGGTAAGGATCCTTTGGAAGTGTTTGAGACTGCGTTGAAAAACGTAATGCCGGTATTGGAAGTGCGTGCCCGCCGTGTAGGTGGAGCGAACTATCAAGTTCCGGTTGAAGTACGGGCTGACCGTCGTTTGTCCCTTGGTATCCGCTGGCTGGTGAATTACACTCGTCTGCGCGGTGAAAAGACCATGCGTGAACGTCTGGCTGCTGAATTGATGGATGCTGCCAATAATACTGGTGCAGCCATTAAGAAAAAAGAAGATACCCACAAGATGGCAGAAGCTAATAAAGCTTTCGCTCATTACCGCTGGTAA